Part of the Chanos chanos chromosome 5, fChaCha1.1, whole genome shotgun sequence genome, AAGGCTAATTCTGCTTGTCCAATTCCTGATCTTAATCCCTCAGAGATGAGATACAGAGCTAGCCCAGGAAGAGCAGTCAGAGTTCATTTCTGCCAACGCCATACCCACGATGAGAATCGAAAACGGgcctttcctgttttttttttcacccaggatacaacagagacaaagagagagagagagagagagagagagagagagagagagagggagagagagagatctccacTTGGACATGTTTTGACTCCGACACCCAAACTGACTCCATGTCATTTCCCTGAAAACACAGGTCCATATACCAGTCATAGCAATGGACTTCCACAAATACCCTTACCACACTTGACAGTCAACTGAACGATTAAGGCTATTTTAAGTCTCACTTAGACAACCTACTGAAAGCCTGTTTGAGGCATCAGAACaggaaaagatttaaaaaaaaaaaaaaagtgttgaagCACGAGTAGAGAAAAAGATATAAGCTCAAGTTGCTTTTGCAATAAAGAGTTGAACTGTCATCTTGTGCACATATGCAAGCCATTGAACATAAACTAAACACAATAATGTATAgtaatttctttctctttagcaaaaaaaggaaaaacatggaATAACgtcaaaatgacatcatttatTGATGGTCTGAAATTGAAGATGCCATTTTGccattttgatttcatttgtcaAGTAATAAGTGAAACTGTGGAATTGAATTAAGCAACCAGTGAGTCATTACAAATGATTGTGGTTTCAACTGTGGAGATGCAATATtctgaaaaatatatatttcatattaaaacaaaaaaaacagaaccctaaacaaacacaacctgAAAAGCCAAATCCTCTCTCACATGTAAcgacatgaacaaacacacatggtcTGAACCTCATACCATCAATGAGTTGCTCTTCTGGCCGTAGTATCCCTTGAAACTTCTGCGTCCATTGCTGGGATACTTCTTGATGGAGCTGCTCCGCATGGAGCTCCCCTTTATCCGTCCACTCACcccggagacagacagagcttcTTTGGCCTTTGCCTGCTCTCCCGTCTCCTCCTGTGCCAGATTCTGCAGGTTCTGGGAATAATATCCCTTCTCAGAGCCTTCATTGGTTTCCGAACTATCCCAAAATGCAGAGTCCCTCATCTGGCCGGCTTTGCACGAGACGTGAATGAGTTCCGCGAAGCTGGAGAAAGCTGAGAGCACTCCCACGGCAAAGTAGAAACAAAGGAGCACGGTCTTCTCCATTGGTCGAGATGTAAAGCAGTCCACCGTGTAAGGGCACGGGTAACGGCTGCAGGGGTACTGTGCCTCCACACGGAAACCATACAACCACCACTGGCCAACCACAAAGCCCACCTCCGCCAACAGCCGGAAGCCAACGTTAATCAGGTAGAGACGTTTGAGGTGTTGCTCCTGCTTGCTTTCCAGAACACTGCTATAGGTGGTCCCCAAACTTCGAGAAAGAACCTTTCGCTTATTGTGGTGGTGCATGGTGTATACAacaaaaagcagagagggagtGGAAATAAGCACAATGTGGAAAACCCAGAAACGGTACTGTGAAATGGGGAACGCTTCATCGTAACACACCTGTTTACAGCCTGGCTGCAGAGTGTTACACACAAACTCCTCTTGCTCATCTTCAAACAAGTCACTGGCAACTGTCCCCAGGATCAGCATTCTAAACACCAGCATAAGAAGCAGCCAGAATCGACCTAGCATGGGGGAGTGGGCCTGGAGAGTCCCAAATAGTCCACTTAAAAAGGCCCACTCAGCCATggtgaggagcagagaggacagTCCAGCACTGAACCAAACCTATGCCCTTCTTAGGGCTTTAAGGGACAAATTGACCACTGGCTGTTTTCTGAAGATGAAAGCTGAAGAAGTGTAagttttccttccttttcatGCAGTCCATGAGAGGTTGTAATCAGTACTATTAAGACAATGTAATCCAGCTCCAAACTGTGGTCCACAAATAAAGGTCAACTCCATAAATATGAAGTTGAGTGAGTATCTGTCAGTATGTGTAGGAGCATGTATCTGCAGATGAGGTACAACCTGGGAGAGTTAACACTGTAGGAAACACAACAAAGGTTCTACTGTGGATAAACATTTTTCTGATAACATTGTATTTAAAGTCACAAACAAGACCACATCCCACTAGaggaaaaatatacatacattttagtagagctaaacaaaaaaaatgttacctCGTTTTCCAGCTTCTTTTCTGCCTGGCGTCGATAAACTATAACATAGTAAGAAGACACCTGCTTTGGTCTCCACATGAAAGTCAACCACCTTACAGATTTCCATGATCAAACAGAATCCAGTCCATTACCGTCAATACCGCCGGTATCAGAATGAAAACGAATGAAAAGATAGTGTCGGAAAAACTCAATGAACTGTGCAATATGTATCTTCAATATGAGCTGTTAGATATGCCGACAGTAAAACTTCTGCATATGGGACGAGAAGTTCTGTGTTTAAACAAGACACTCCTTGCACACGCCAACTGGTACCCGAAAATAGTTTTTGGTGACACAGCGCAAAGGGCGATACTGTGGGGAAACAGGATCAGCGCGCGGAAATGCCTGTCATATCCTTATCAGAAATATCAAAGAAGTGAGCAAAATTAATGTTTATACAACTAGCTGCTTTCTTAATGAGCGTCTCAGACGGCTTCCCTAATTGCAGGAAATGTATCTATGAGCGCAGTACAAACCGGTAACCACAACTTGAAACAAACACCACGGATAGTCCATACTTCAGAAGAAACACCATACGTCTTAAACGACCTAGTCTGATAAATCCAACAGTGTTAGTCTACATTGCTCTTCATCTGAATGTTCAGTCATAACACTCCGCCTAAAATCTTCATTTCGACGAAGACAAAACTGAACATGAACGCACAGAAAATAAGTGAACGCCTTTGCAATACTCTGCAACCGAATAAAAGTCAGTAATAATACTTTTAAAATTATAAAAAGCCTCAAAATTGGGAAAGCCTTTACCTGTGGGGACCGACGAAATGTAAAGACTCCCTGAAGCCCTACTCGAGACTGTATCCAATTTGTTCGCATAATTATGAAACTGGAACCTATGTGAATCACTAAATCACGCACTGGGATTGAAACTTTACCTAAAATAGCAGTAGTTCCGATTacggaaaaaaaaccacattgaTAGTCAGCCAAGACTCATGGGAACGAGttaggttgttgtttttgttttgtttgttttttttcctaattatAACATAAGTTATGAGTGTTACGCCCAAATGTCACCACCAAGGAGTCCAACGAGTATGACTGCAAGCTTTATTCAAAAACAGTGAATACAAAcgctgagagacagaaataatATTTACATGACAGTACATAACAaggacaaaacatgaaaaacgcggttaaaatgacatcaaaatgtaaacaaaatattttctcttcaaAGATGGACATTACTAACCATGGTTGGCCAACAGATCAAGTGTCTGCTCCCCAACTATTCTACCACCTGTTAaggttgtttttcttgttttttttaaaaaagggctTCTGAAAAATGCTGTACAcataaaaactgtttgaaaaatcaAATATTAGTAACATTACAGTCACATAATATGCATTCAAGTACTATCAATGCAGCATATCAGTGACAGGAGCTGTCTTTTGTGTATACGCGTTGTACAGTGcctttatttaatttctttgggaacaattttttttttttaaattgtgcatAGGAAGAATGGCTGCCTAAAAGCCAAAGTCGTCATCTGAGTCTGAGTCCAGGTTGTAGGTGACTGGCTTCCTGGAGCGCCCAGGTTTGACCTTAGGAGCCACAACCGGTGAGGTTAGCTCTTGGTCTGAGAGTGCAAAGCTTTCATCGTCCTCCCACTTCTTGGTTTTCTGGAAGATGAAGTTGCGTACATCAGTTACATCCGGTGAAATCAAAATGCAACTTGTATAGCGGTCGTAAATTGAGAGACAATATAATCGGACACATTATTTTCTAACTAAGACTGTGCTGTGAAGACAGGAGGTCAAACTGTTTGAGGCCCAAGCATCTATTGGAAATTCTCAATTTTGGCTTACCTTCCCCCCTTTGGTCTTTCCCTTGAGACGGTCCATTAGGTTACCGGAATCACTAGATGATTCGTCACTGTCAAGGGCAGGTTTCCTCTTACGATTGGCTGGCTGCTTAGCCAcaacaggagcaggagcaggagcagagcTCTCAGATTCGCTAGAAGTTGTCATGGCAATAGCAGCTTTTTTGGAGGTGGACACAGACTTGGACAAAGCAGCCATGATGGAAGGCTGCTTAacatctacataaaaaaaaaaaaaaaaaaaaaaaaaaaaacccagaca contains:
- the LOC115812552 gene encoding gap junction delta-3 protein-like yields the protein MAEWAFLSGLFGTLQAHSPMLGRFWLLLMLVFRMLILGTVASDLFEDEQEEFVCNTLQPGCKQVCYDEAFPISQYRFWVFHIVLISTPSLLFVVYTMHHHNKRKVLSRSLGTTYSSVLESKQEQHLKRLYLINVGFRLLAEVGFVVGQWWLYGFRVEAQYPCSRYPCPYTVDCFTSRPMEKTVLLCFYFAVGVLSAFSSFAELIHVSCKAGQMRDSAFWDSSETNEGSEKGYYSQNLQNLAQEETGEQAKAKEALSVSGVSGRIKGSSMRSSSIKKYPSNGRRSFKGYYGQKSNSLMV